From Kitasatospora sp. MAP12-44:
CTACCGCAAGTCGGACGGCGTGCCGATCTGGTCCACCCAGACGAACAACAACCGCGGCGACTACGCGATCATGCAGACCGACGGCAACCTCGTGGTCTACAAGGCGGGCGGCAGCAGCAGCACCGGCGGTGCGCTCTGGGACAGCAAGACCTACTACAACCCCGGTGCCTACCTGGTGATGCAGGACGACGGCAACCTGGTGATCTACAAGCAGGGCGGAACCTCGGCCAACGGCGGCTTCCTCTGGGCGAGCGGGACCTACAACGCGGCATAGCCGAACGGGGTCGGTCCCGGCGGCGGTTGCCGCCGGGACCGACCCCGTCTGACGTGCCTAGAAGTCGTCGTCGAAGGCGACCGAGCCCTCGACGGCCACCTGGTAGGCGGAGACCCGGCGCTCGAAGAAGTTGGTCAGCTCCTGGACGTTCTGCAGCTCCATGAAGCCGAACGGGTTGGTCGAGCCGTACCGGATCGGCATGCCGAGGCGGGCCAGCCGCTGGTCGGCGACGGCCTGCAGGTACTCGCGCATGGACGCGGTGTTCATCCCGGGCAGGCCCTCGCCGCAGAGGTCCTGGGCGAACTGGAGCTCGGCCTCGACGGCCTCCTCCAGCATCTCGGTGACCTGCTTGGCCATCGCGTCGTCGAAGAGGTCGGGCTCCTCCTCACGGACGGTGTCGACCACCGACATCGCGAAGTCCATGTGCATGGACTCGTCGCGGAAGACCCAGTTGGTGCCGGTCGCCAGGCCGTGCAGCAGACCGCGGCTGCGGAACCAGTACACGTACGCGAAGGCGCCGTAGAAGAACAGCCCCTCGACGCAGGCCGCGAAGCAGATCAGGTTCAGCAGGAACGCGCGGCGGTCGTCCTTGGACTGCAGCGAGTCGATGTGGTCGACCGCGTTCATGTACTTGAAGCAGAACTGCGCCTTCTGGTGGATGGAGGGGATGTTCTCCACCGCGGCGAAGGCCGCGTTGCGGTCCTCCGGGTCGGGCAGGTAGGTGTCGAGCAGCGTCAGATAGAACTGGACGTGCACGGCCTCCTCGAACAGCTGCCGGGACAGGTAGAGCCGCGCCTCGGGCGAGTTGATGTGCTTGTAGAGGCTCAGCACCACGTTGTTCGAGACGATCGAGTCACCGGTCGCGAAGAAGGCGACCAGCCGGCCGATCATGTGCCGCTCGCCGTCGCTGAGCTTGGCGAGGTCGGCGACGTCGGAGTGCAGGTCCACCTCCTCGACGGTCCAGGTGTTCTTGATCGCGTCGCGGTAGCGGTCGTAGAAGGACGGGTAGCGCATCGGACGCAGCGTCAGCTCGAAGCCCGGGTCGAGCAGCATCTTCTCGCGGCCGGGGGTCTCGGGGGTGTTGCTCACTGGCAGGCCTCGCAGGACTCGGGGTTCTCCAGGGAGCAGGCGAGCGCTGCCTCCTCCTCCGGGGTGAGGGCGGTCGGGGTGGCCACGGACACCGGCGCGGGGGCGGCGGCGCGGGCGCTGCTCGACGCGGCCTGGGCGATCCGGGTGGCCGGGCGCGAGCGCAGGTAGTAGGTGGTCTTCAGACCGACCTTCCAGGCGTACGCGTACATCGAGCTGAGCTTGCCGATGGTCGGCGCGGCCATGAAGAGGTTCAGCGACTGGCTCTGGTCGATGTACGGCTGCCGGGCGGCGGCCAGGTCGATCAGCGCGCGCTGCGGCAGCTCCCACGCGGTGCGGTAGAGCGAGCGCACCTCGGCGGGCAGCCAACCCAGCTCCTGGACCGAGCCGTTGGCCTCGCGCAGCGCGTCCCGGGTCTGCGCGTCCCAGACGCCCAGCTCCTTCAACTCGCGGACCAGGTACGGGTTGACCTGGAGGAACTCGCCGGAGAGGGTCTCCCGCTTGAAGAGGTTGGAGACCTGCGGCTCGATGCACTCGTAGACGCCGGCGATCGAGGCGATGGTCGCGGTCGGCGCGATGGCGAGCAGCAGCGAGTTGCGCAGGCCGGTGCGGGCGATCGTGGCGCGCAGCGCGTCCCAACGGTCCGCCCACTGCGGGGCGGTGGCGAAGTGGTCGATGTGCAGCTGGCCGCGGGCGGCGCGGGTCTCGCCGTACGCCTCGTGCCGGCCCAGCTGCTCGGCGAGCTCGCTGGAACGCTCGTAGGCGACCAGCATGATGCGCTCGGCGATCAGCGTGGAGAGCTGCTTGGCCTCGGCGGAGTCGAAGTCCAGCCGGAGCTGGAAGAAGACGTCCTGGAGGCCCATCACGCCCAGGCCCACCGGGCGCCAGCGCGAGTTGGAGGTGCCGGCCTCGGTGGTCGGGTAGAAGTTGATGTCCACCACGCGGTCCAGGAAGGTCACCGCGGTGCGCACGGTGGCGTCCAGGCGCTCCCAGTCCATCGCGTCGATCAGGTTCTCGGCGGTGGCGGTGGCGGAGACGTGCGCGCCCAGGTTGACCGACCCGAGGTTGCAGACGGCGGTCTCGGAGTCGTCCGTGACCTCCAGGATCTCCGTGCAGAGGTTGGACGAGTGGACCGTGCGGCCCGGCAGCGCGGTCTGGTTGGCGGCGCGGTTGGAGGCGTCCTTGAAGGTCATCCAGCCGTTGCCGGTCTGCGCCAGGGTGCGCATCATCCGGGCGTAGAGGGTCTGCGCGGGGATGCTGCGGACGGCCTTGCCGGCTGCCTCGGCCTTCAGGTAGGCGGCGTCGAACTCCTCGCCCCACAGGTCGACCAGCTCGGGGACGTCGGCCGGGGAGAACAGCGACCAGTCGGTGCCGGCGTTCACCCGGCGCATGAACTCGTCCGGGATCCAGTGCGCGAGGTTGAGGTTGTGGGTACGCCGCGCCTCCTCACCGGTGTTGTCACGCAGCTCGAGGAACTCCTCGATGTCCGCGTGCCAGGTCTCCAGGTAGACGCAGGCCGCGCCCTTGCGGCGGCCGCCCTGGTTGACGGCGGCGACCGAGGAGTCCAGCGTCCGCAGGAACGGCACGATGCCGTTGGACTTGCCGTTGGTGCCGCGGATCAGCGAACCGCGCGAGCGGATCCGGGAGTAGGAGAGGCCGATGCCGCCGGCGTGCTTGGAGAGCCGGGCGATCTGCGCGTAGCGCGAGTAGATCGAGTCCAGGTTGTCCAGCGGCGAGTCCAGCAGGTAGCAGCTGGACATCTGCGGGTGCTTGGTGCCCGAGTTGAAGAGCGTCGGGGAGGACGGCAGGTAGGAGAGCGCGCTCATCAGCGCGTACAGCTCGGCGATCTCGCGCACCGACTGCTCGTTGTCGCCGACCGCCAGACCACAGGCGACCCGGAGCATGAAGTGCTGCGGGGTCTCGATCACCTTGCGGGTGATCGGGTGGCGCAGCAGGTAGCGGGACTGCACGGTGCGCAGGCCGAAGTACTCGAAGCGGTCGTCGCCCTGCTGGTCGATCAGGGCGTCCAGCGCGTCGGCGTGCTTGGCGACGAAGTCGGCGGTCGAGGTGCCGATCAGGCCCTCGGCGTGGCCGACCGCGATCGAGGCGGCGAAGCAGAC
This genomic window contains:
- a CDS encoding ribonucleotide-diphosphate reductase subunit beta is translated as MLLDPGFELTLRPMRYPSFYDRYRDAIKNTWTVEEVDLHSDVADLAKLSDGERHMIGRLVAFFATGDSIVSNNVVLSLYKHINSPEARLYLSRQLFEEAVHVQFYLTLLDTYLPDPEDRNAAFAAVENIPSIHQKAQFCFKYMNAVDHIDSLQSKDDRRAFLLNLICFAACVEGLFFYGAFAYVYWFRSRGLLHGLATGTNWVFRDESMHMDFAMSVVDTVREEEPDLFDDAMAKQVTEMLEEAVEAELQFAQDLCGEGLPGMNTASMREYLQAVADQRLARLGMPIRYGSTNPFGFMELQNVQELTNFFERRVSAYQVAVEGSVAFDDDF
- a CDS encoding ribonucleoside-diphosphate reductase subunit alpha codes for the protein MPAQGSSSDPATKSDPGAALLRLLTDRSSDLPQVDPGHVAAAALRGRNAGSDFAELRGLAVEAAASMIAEDPQYSKLAARLLAQEISDEAIGQGAVCFAASIAVGHAEGLIGTSTADFVAKHADALDALIDQQGDDRFEYFGLRTVQSRYLLRHPITRKVIETPQHFMLRVACGLAVGDNEQSVREIAELYALMSALSYLPSSPTLFNSGTKHPQMSSCYLLDSPLDNLDSIYSRYAQIARLSKHAGGIGLSYSRIRSRGSLIRGTNGKSNGIVPFLRTLDSSVAAVNQGGRRKGAACVYLETWHADIEEFLELRDNTGEEARRTHNLNLAHWIPDEFMRRVNAGTDWSLFSPADVPELVDLWGEEFDAAYLKAEAAGKAVRSIPAQTLYARMMRTLAQTGNGWMTFKDASNRAANQTALPGRTVHSSNLCTEILEVTDDSETAVCNLGSVNLGAHVSATATAENLIDAMDWERLDATVRTAVTFLDRVVDINFYPTTEAGTSNSRWRPVGLGVMGLQDVFFQLRLDFDSAEAKQLSTLIAERIMLVAYERSSELAEQLGRHEAYGETRAARGQLHIDHFATAPQWADRWDALRATIARTGLRNSLLLAIAPTATIASIAGVYECIEPQVSNLFKRETLSGEFLQVNPYLVRELKELGVWDAQTRDALREANGSVQELGWLPAEVRSLYRTAWELPQRALIDLAAARQPYIDQSQSLNLFMAAPTIGKLSSMYAYAWKVGLKTTYYLRSRPATRIAQAASSSARAAAPAPVSVATPTALTPEEEAALACSLENPESCEACQ